In a single window of the Balaenoptera acutorostrata chromosome 3, mBalAcu1.1, whole genome shotgun sequence genome:
- the LOC130707677 gene encoding alpha-globin transcription factor CP2-like, whose product MAWALNLPLADEVIESGLVQDFDASLSGIGQELGAGAYSMSDVLALPIFKQEESSLPPDNENKILPFQYVLCAATSPAVKLHDETLTYLNQGQSYEIRMLDNRKLGELPEINGKLVKSIFRVVFHDRRLQYTEHQQLEGWRWNRPGDRILDIDIPMSVGIIDPRANPNQLNTVEFLWDPAKRTSVFIQVHCISTEFTMRKHGGDKGVPFRVQIDTFKENGNGEYTEHLHSASCQIKVFKPKGADRKQKTDREKMEKRMPHEKEKYQPSYETTILTECSPWPEITYVNNSPSPGFNSSHSSFSLGEGNGSPNHQPEPPPPVTDNLLPTTTPQEAQQWLHRNRFSTFTRLFTNFSGADLLKLTRDDVIQICGPADGIRLFNALKGRMVRPRLTIYVCQESLQLREQQQQQQQQQQQKHEDGDSNVYHAIYLEELTAVELTEKIAQLFSISPCQISQIYKQGPTGIHVLISDEMIQNFQEEACFILDTMKAETNDSYHIILK is encoded by the coding sequence ATGGCCTGGGCTCTGAACCTGCCTCTGGCCGATGAGGTGATTGAATCCGGGCTGGTGCAGGACTTTGATGCTAGTCTATCCGGGATCGGCCAGGAACTGGGTGCTGGTGCCTATAGCATGAGTGATGTCCTAGCATTGCCCATTTTTAAGCAAGAAGAGTCAAGTTTGCCTCCAGATAATGAGAATAAAATCCTCCCTTTTCAATACGTGCTTTGTGCTGCCACCTCTCCAGCAGTGAAACTCCATGATGAAACCCTGACATATCTCAATCAAGGCCAGTCTTATGAAATCCGAATGCTAGACAATAGGAAACTTGGAGAACTTCCAGAAATTAATGGCAAGTTGGTGAAGAGTATATTCCGTGTCGTGTTCCATGACAGACGGCTACAATACACTGAACATCAGCAGCTGGAGGGCTGGAGGTGGAACCGACCTGGAGATAGAATTCTTGACATAGATATCCCAATGTCTGTGGGTATAATCGATCCTAGGGCTAATCCAAACCAACTAAATACAGTGGAGTTCCTGTGGGACCCTGCAAAGAGGACATCTGTGTTTATTCAGGTGCATTGTATTAGCACAGAGTTCACTATGAGGAAACATGGTGGAGACAAGGGAGTGCCATTTCGAGTACAAATCGATACCTTCAAGGAGAATGGGAACGGGGAATATACTGAGCACTTACACTCAGCCAGCTGCCAGATCAAAGTCTTCAAGCCCAAAGgtgcagacagaaaacaaaaaacagatagggagaaaatggagaaacGAATGCCTCATGAGAAGGAGAAATATCAACCTTCCTATGAGACAACTATACTCACAGAGTGTTCTCCATGGCCCGAGATCACATATGTCAATAATTCCCCATCACCTGGCTTCAACAGTTCCCATAGCAGTTTTTCTCTTGGGGAAGGAAATGGTTCACCAAATCACCAGCCAGAGCCACCCCCTCCAGTCACAGATAACCTCTTGCCAACAACCACACCTCAGGAGGCTCAGCAGTGGTTGCATCGAAACCGTTTTTCCACGTTCACAAGGCTTTTTACAAACTTCTCAGGGGCAGATTTATTGAAACTAACTAGAGATGATGTGATTCAAATCTGTGGCCCTGCAGATGGAATCAGACTTTTTAATGCATTAAAAGGCCGGATGGTGCGCCCAAGGCTAACCATTTACGTTTGTCAGGAGTCCTTGCAGCTGAGggagcagcagcaacagcagcagcagcaacagcagcagaagCACGAGGATGGAGACTCAAACGTTTACCATGCCATCTACCTAGAAGAACTGACAGCTGTTGAACTGACAGAAAAAATTGCTCAGCTTTTCAGCATTTCCCCTTGCCAGATCAGCCAGATCTACAAGCAGGGGCCAACAGGAATCCACGTGCTCATTAGTGATGAGATGATACAGAACTTTCAGGAAGAAGCCTGTTTTATTCTGGACACAATGAAAGCAGAAACCAATGATAGCTATCATATCATACTGAAGTAG